A part of Desulfurobacterium indicum genomic DNA contains:
- a CDS encoding roadblock/LC7 domain-containing protein: MKEVLKNLAEESKEIKALAIVDEEGLIIAEYSKPNLNFDIEEMASLIITPALRLSEAFTDVNKEENLEEMVAFLTDNIVILYKLAYETYLVAVLEKTPLYGKARFIVKKNLVTLRETL; this comes from the coding sequence ATGAAGGAAGTCTTAAAAAATTTGGCTGAAGAAAGCAAAGAGATTAAGGCACTTGCCATCGTAGACGAAGAAGGGCTCATAATCGCTGAATACTCAAAACCTAACCTGAACTTCGATATTGAAGAAATGGCAAGCCTGATAATAACACCGGCTCTTCGCCTTTCGGAAGCTTTCACCGATGTCAATAAAGAAGAAAACCTTGAAGAGATGGTAGCATTCCTGACAGATAATATTGTGATTCTTTACAAGTTAGCCTATGAAACCTATTTGGTTGCCGTTCTTGAAAAAACGCCTCTCTACGGAAAAGCAAGATTCATAGTCAAGAAAAACCTTGTAACACTCAGAGAAACCCTTTAA